The following coding sequences lie in one Apium graveolens cultivar Ventura chromosome 3, ASM990537v1, whole genome shotgun sequence genomic window:
- the LOC141713311 gene encoding RAF-like serine/threonine-protein kinase 20, producing MENSKNYNRVAFNNIAPDNVEFGHTSQGYMVDPMGRINTNARPSEFNFSEAKPVLNYSIQTGEEFALEFMRDRVNPRKPFDPFADPSFTTGYLELKGVLGISHTGSESSSDISMPTVVEKEPKEFERKNSMFEEKSNYTSVASAQPSSSVYNSNRTIVHEYSSSSASDGSSRKIKILCSFGGKILPRPRDGKLRYVGGETRIIKIKKDISWQEIWKKTTTIYIYTHTIKYQLPGEDLDALVSVTSDEDLQNMMEECNVLGVGDEFKKLRMFLFSVNDLDDAAFGLARSGGDSEVQYVVAVNGMDLGLGRDTSGVASVTAASSINLYSQLILPKSSDAQETHLQSLSHQGQVHHEEAQNHLHSGSEPHTFNSTPVGDSTLPLPYSALVTQEESLSEDQPSGALGLRDTHKQEVELHMNGDNSSNQDIEHEIIRSMGKDVDHFPVEEVSAVVPTLEKKSPLMLLKNEDHVETLPVSSPLDVINPTQDSTSNDNELLTSSSVIASENANSQTDLIDLSYLEPPLPPQSLFCSERYPREQADLLNRLTRSDDLGSQFLVSHSRSDIAQQDPMEGSGENFQNVEPSPRIDHCDSNAKFDNLRTSDDETEKFQNSDEATKVHLTDKENGTDNQVPKPGDKTSSMNGNTNSSFADETAEANHHDDPASNLPDYPWDDRFESDISANHVQGNSQSTSGIGISPRNVSWVESSVSVSRPEQGDISIDINDRFPHDFLSDIFSRAVSSENSSGITLQKDGALSMNIANHEPKHWSFFQKLAHGEYAQKDVSLIDQDQLDFLSRLPKVGEDASEAYKLTPLIDSQNNFGAQKEMTGVSEVSTTAFHSDYNPSLVEGSDLMHLDELPEIIRLPESEYEDGIRSLPPLDLAFAEFDISSLQIIKNEDLEEQRELGSGTFGTVYHGKWRGSDVAIKRIKKSCFAGRSSEQERLTIEFWREAEILSKLHHPNVVAFYGVVQDGPGGTLATVAEFMVDGSLRHVLLRKDRHLDHRKKLIIAMDAAFGMEYLHSKNIVHFDLKCDNLLVNLKDPSRPICKVADFGLSKIKRNTLVSGGVRGTLPWMAPELLNGSSSKVSEKVDIFSFGIVLWEILTGEEPYANMHYGAIIGGIVNNKLRPAIPNSCDHEWKRLMEQCWAPNPVVRPTFTEITNRLRVMAAACQTRAPIHKASS from the exons ATGGAAAATTCAAAAAACTACAATCGTGTGGCATTTAATAATATAGCTCCAGATAATGTAGAATTTGGACATACATCTCAAGGATACATGGTGGATCCCATGGGTCGTATAAATACCAATGCTAGGCCTTCAGAGTTTAATTTTTCTGAAGCTAAACCTGTACTAAATTACTCTATACAGACAGGCGAGGAGTTTGCCCTTGAATTTATGCGTGATCGGGTAAATCCGAGGAAGCCATTTGATCCATTTGCTGATCCTAGTTTTACAACAGGTTACTTGGAGTTAAAGGGCGTTTTAGGGATCAGTCATACCGGGTCTGAAAGTAGTTCGGACATCTCTATGCCTACTGTTGTAGAGAAGGAGCCAAAAGAATTTGAGAGAAAAAACTCTATGTTTGAAGAGAAAAGTAATTATACGTCTGTAGCATCAGCACAACCTAGTTCATCAGTTTATAATAGTAACCGGACTATAGTTCATGAATATTCCTCTTCCAGTGCATCTGATGGCTCATCaagaaaaattaaaattctcTGCAGCTTTGGTGGTAAAATTCTTCCTCGGCCTCGTGATGGAAAACTCAGATATGTTGGAGGAGAAACTCGCATTATTAAAATAAAGAAGGACATTTCTTGGCAAGAGATATGGAAAAAAACTACAACAATTTATATTTATACACATACAATTAAGTATCAACTTCCGGGGGAGGATCTTGATGCTTTAGTTTCGGTTACTTCTGATGAGGACCTACAGAATATGATGGAGGAGTGCAACGTGCTAGGAGTTGGAGATGAATTTAAGAAACTTAGGATGTTTTTATTCTCTGTAAATGATCTAGATGATGCTGCTTTTGGTTTGGCTAGATCTGGTGGGGATTCTGAAGTCCAGTATGTAGTTGCTGTCAATGGAATGGATCTGGGACTAGGAAGGGACACAAGTGGAGTTGCAAGTGTTACTGCTGCCTCATCAATAAATCTATATTCTCAACTAATTCTTCCTAAATCTTCCGATGCTCAGGAAACCCATTTACAATCTCTTTCTCATCAAGGTCAGGTGCATCATGAAGAAGCTCAGAATCACTTGCACTCTGGTTCTGAACCCCACACTTTTAATTCTACACCTGTTGGGGATAGTACTCTTCCACTGCCTTATTCCGCACTTGTGACTCAAGAAGAAAGTTTGTCGGAGGATCAGCCATCTGGTGCTTTAGGTTTGCGAGATACTCATAAGCAAGAAGTAGAGCTTCATATGAATGGTGATAACTCGAGTAATCAAGACATTGAACATGAAATCATTCGATCTATGGGAAAAGATGTTGATCACTTTCCTGTTGAAGAGGTGTCTGCAGTTGTACCAACACTTGAGAAAAAATCTCCTTTAATGCTTTTAAAGAATGAAGACCACGTTGAGACTTTGCCAGTCTCTTCACCACTTGATGTGATTAATCCCACACAAGATTCTACATCaaatgacaatgagttgttgaCATCTAGTAGTGTCATTGCTTCTGAAAATGCCAACTCACAGACTGATCTGATTGATCTAAGCTATCTTGAGCCTCCTCTACCTCCTCAAAGTCTCTTTTGCTCTGAGCGATATCCACGAGAGCAAGCGGATTTATTAAACCGATTAACTAGATCAGATGATCTTGGTTCTCAGTTCCTTGTTTCCCATTCTCGTTCTGATATTGCACAGCAGGATCCTATGGAAGGATCTGGCGAAAATTTCCAAAATGTTGAACCGTCCCCTAGGATTGACCATTGTGACTCGAATGCAAAGTTTGACAACCTTAGAACTTCTGATGATGAAACTGAAAAATTCCAGAATAGTGATGAGGCAACAAAGGTCCATTTAACTGACAAAGAGAATGGAACAGATAATCAGGTTCCCAAGCCTGGTGACAAAACAAGCTCCATGAATGGCAACACAAATAGTTCCTTTGCTGATGAAACTGCAGAAGCTAACCACCACGATGATCCTGCATCTAATCTTCCAGACTATCCCTGGGATGACAGGTTTGAAAGCGATATTAGTGCTAACCACGTTCAGGGGAACTCTCAGTCTACTTCTGGGATAGGGATCTCGCCTAGAAATGTTTCATGGGTAGAATCTTCCGTTAGTGTTTCGAGACCAGAGCAAGGAGACATATCTATTGATATAAATGATCGATTTCCTCATGATTTCCTTTCTGATATATTCTCAAGAGCTGTCAGTTCGGAGAATTCTTCTGGTATTACACTGCAGAAAGATGGAGCTCTGAGCATGAACATAGCCAACCATGAGCCTAAACACTGGTCTTTTTTTCAGAAATTAGCACACGGTGAATATGCTCAAAAAGATGTTTCTCTTATTGACCAAGATCAGCTTGATTTTTTATCTAGACTTCCTAAAGTGGGAGAAGATGCTTCAGAAGCTTATAAACTTACTCCACTAAtagattcccaaaataattttggTGCTCAAAAAGAAATGACTGGCGTAAGCGAAGTTTCTACTACAGCCTTTCATTCTGATTATAATCCTTCCCTGGTCGAAGGCAGCGATTTGATGCATTTAGATGAACTGCCTGAGATCATAAGATTACCAGAATCTGAGTACGAG GATGGAATCAGGAGCTTACCTCCACTGGATCTTGCTTTTGCCGAATTCGATATCAGTTCTTTGCAG ATAATAAAGAATGAAGATCTTGAGGAACAAAGGGAACTTGGTTCTGGCACATTTGGAACAGTTTATCATGGAAAATGGAGAGGATCGGATGTCGCCATTAAAAGAATAAAGAAGAGCTGCTTTGCAGGTCGATCATCAGAGCAAGAGAGATTG ACCATAGAGTTCTGGAGGGAAGCTGAAATTCTGTCAAAGCTTCACCATCCAAATGTGGTGGCATTCTATGGTGTGGTACAAGATGGACCTGGGGGTACATTAGCAACTGTCGCAGAGTTCATGGTCGATGGTTCTCTCAGGCATGTTTTGCTGCGTAAGGATAG GCATCTTGACCACCGGAAGAAACTCATTATTGCCATGGATGCAGCCTTTGGGATGGAGTATTTACATTCAAAAAACATTGTGCATTTTGATTTGAAATGTGACAACTTACTAGTGAACCTGAAAGATCCTTCTCGGCCCATATGCAAG GTTGCTGATTTTGGTCTGTCAAAAATCAAGCGCAATACCTTGGTTTCAGGTGGAGTTAGGGGAACCCTACCTTGGATGGCCCCAGAACTGTTGAATGGAAGTAGCAGTAAAGTTTCTGAAAAG GTTGACATTTTCTCATTCGGTATTGTCTTGTGGGAGATTCTCACTGGTGAGGAGCCTTATGCAAACATGCACTATGGTGCAATTATTG GAGGTATTGTGAACAACAAACTAAGACCAGCTATCCCAAACTCATGTGATCATGAATGGAAAAGGCTAATGGAGCAATGCTGGGCTCCTAACCCTGTGGTTAGGCCAACCTTTACTGAGATTACGAATCGCCTGCGTGTAATGGCTGCAGCTTGCCAAACTCGAGCGCCCATTCACAAGGCATCAAGCTAG
- the LOC141715010 gene encoding uncharacterized protein LOC141715010, with translation MAVSGPGYHSFLTRLLAASMEKLSLYASLWRSRNDLVWNQKTTKINRTVAAAKQYLAQWKTTQGRFFTTPLQPHSEGDGATIWVKPQPNKVKISVDAAVFEDRDGIGFGLVARDSNRDLIEATAKFQPCLVPPIVAEAMAFKEALSWMDDRGWHDTEVESDCLVMVQAIRSKVPMRSYLGLIIEDCRCTLQRLNNISLFFVKRSANMVAHQLARESYYLSGRSFDRSNVPSSILHCISLDLNS, from the coding sequence ATGGCTGTTTCAGGTCCTGGTTATCACTCATTTTTGACACGACTCCTAGCAGCAAGTATGGAGAAGTTGTCACTTTATGCGTCCTTGTGGCGCTCAAGGAACGATCTGGTCTGGAATCAAAAAACTACGAAGATTAATAGAACAGTTGCAGCAGCAAAGCAGTATCTTGCACAATGGAAAACAACCCAAGGAAGATTCTTTACTACTCCTCTCCAGCCTCACTCTGAAGGAGATGGAGCAACTATTTGGGTTAAGCCCCAGCCAAACAAAGTCAAGATTTCAGTTGATGCGGCAGTTTTTGAAGATCGGGATGGGATTGGTTTCGGTTTAGTGGCCAGAGATTCTAATAGGGATTTAATTGAAGCTACAGCAAAGTTTCAGCCGTGCTTGGTACCTCCGATTGTAGCTGAAGCCATGGCCTTCAAAGAGGCACTCAGTTGGATGGATGACAGGGGTTGGCACGACACAGAAGTGGAATCAGATTGCCTTGTAATGGTGCAGGCAATCAGGAGTAAAGTTCCGATGAGGTCGTATTTGGGTTTGATCATTGAAGATTGCCGTTGTACTTTACAACGTTTAAACAACATTAGCTTGTTCTTTGTCAAACGGTCTGCTAATATGGTTGCTCACCAGTTAGCTAGGGAATCATATTATTTGTCAGGCCGTAGTTTCGATAGGAGTAATGTTCCTAGTTCGATTCTTCATTGTATTTCTTTGGATTTAAATTCGTAA